CTCCTTGAAGGCGGGGGCCTCCAGCACGGAAAGCCTGTGACGGGCCGCGATCACGCCGGCCGTCTCCCGGGAGCGGGCGAGCGGGCTCGCATAGACGGCGGCAAGCTGACGGTCAGCCAGGGCCACGGCCGCTGCCTCGGCCTGCGCCTGCCCGTCCTCGGAGAGCGGGGTGTCCACGCACCCCTGGTACCGGCGCTCCCGGTTCCACTGGGTGCTCCCGTGTCTCAGGACAACGAGCCGCAACCCCATAGGCACACTTCTCCTCTCAGTGCCCAACCCGACCTATTCTAAAGGAATTCCCGGGGCTTGACGAGAGTTGGCACTGGCCACCGGCCGGTAGATACCACGAAAATCGAACAAAGAATATTCGATTTTACTGGTACCAGCCCGGCCGGACTCCGCTCGGTTTACGACTGCGGCCGCGAGGAGGCTCGCGTCGTCCTCGCTCTCGGCAGCGGAGGTCTCGACCAGCTGATCGGCCGGGCGCCGTCCCTTACCCGCGCGAACTCGCGCGGGCCCAGGAAGCCGCCGTCTCCTTGGCGAGAGGGATGTGCGCCGAGACGAAGTCGGCGCGGGGCGTCCTCGGGGGATTCAGGGGGCGACTCTGACGGCTAACGGCTGGAAAGGAGCGCCTCGGCACGAGCCAGGTCGCGGCCCATGCCCATGGCGCGGAAGAGCTCGACGGCACGGGTGAGCGGCGCGCGTGCCTCAACCGCCCTCCCGGCTTTCAGGTGGAGTTCGCCCAGGCTCACGAGGCACCGCGCCAGCAGCGGCCGCATCCCCAGGGCCTCGGCAATCTGGAACGCCTCTTGGAGCAAGTCAGGCCGGGCCGTGCAGGTACCCAACAACCACTTGGCCCACGCCTCGCGTCCGCGTTCCCCGTGGGCGGTGGCAAACTTTAAGGCCTCCTCGCCGGCCTGTCGCGCCTCTTCCGCGCGGCCGGCGAGCAGGTGCGCCTCGGCCAGGTTGGCCCACCAGTACGATCGGTCGGTGAAGGCACCGGCGGCTTCTTGGAGCTGGATCGCCTCCTGATGCAGAGGGATGGCCTCGGCGACCCGGCCCGCGTGAGCATAGGCGATCCCGAGCGCCGTCGCGGCGCGCATCGTGGACCCGGCGAAGTTCTTGCTCCGGCAGATCTCCAATGTTGGCTCCAGGAGCGGGATGGCCATCTCAGGCTCCCCTCGACGGACCCGGAGCAGCCCCTCGAAGAGCCGGATCGAGGTCAGGCTGTATGGGTGGTCTGCGGCCTCGGCAACCCGACCGCCCCGACGGGCGTACTCAAGGCCGCGGTCAAATTCACCGAGCTCAGCCAGCGCGAAGACGGCCCAGGAGCAGGAGACGACGTAGGGAAGCCCGGAGAGACCGAATCGCTCAAAAGCCTTTTCGCCTTCGAGAAGCTCAACATTCCGGTCAAGATACTCGACGGCGCGGCGGTACTCGCCGCGGCAGTGGTACGCGTGGCCCAGGTAGAGGTTCCCGGTTACCCGGAGCGTGAGGTCGTCGAGCGTCTCGCCGGCAGTCAAACAGCGCTCGCCGTACTCGATGGCTCGGGGGTACTCGGCCATGGCCCAGTAGTACTGGACGAGGAAGGCGTAGATCTTCTCGAGGCGGCGCGGATCCTCAAGAGACTCGGCGAGCTGCTCGGCATCCCGGAACAGACCGAAGAGCCGATCAAGCTTTCCGAGCCTCCAGAGCGGGGCCCGCATTTCGAGCCGCAGGTCAATGGCTCGGCCGTCGCGCTCGCCGCTCGCCGCCAGGTGTTCCAGCGCCTCAAGGGCACGCTCGTAGAACGCCACGGCCTCGCGGTCCACGCAGCGGGCAACCGCCTTCGCTCCGGCGCGCCCCAGGTAGTCCACCGCTTTCTCCCACTCCTCCCCCTGCACGAAGTGATGGGCCAGCTCGCCCAGGCGCTCTTCCAGCCGCTCCGGGTAGAGCCCCTCCATGAGGGCGCCGATCCGAGCGTGGAGCCGGCGCCGCTGGGACTGGAGCATGGAGGCGTAGGCGACGTCGTGAGTGAGGGCGTGCCTGAACATGTACACGGGCTCGGGGAAGAGGCTCGCCTCGTAGATGAACTCGGCGGCCTGGAGATGGGCCAGGCCCTTGCGGAGCGTGTCTTCGGGTGCCCCGGCGATGGCCTGGAGGAGCGCGTACGGGATGTCCTTTCCGATGACTGACGCCGTCTGAAGCAGACGCTTCTCCTCGGGTGGCAACCGGTCAGTGCGGGCGGCCAGGACCGCCTGGACCGTGGCCGGCACCTGGATGGTCTGGAGCGCCTTCGCGATGCTGTACCTTCCGCGCTCACCCACGAGCACCTGGGTCTCCACCAGGGTCCGGACGCTCTCCTCCAGGAAGAACGGGTTCCCCTCGGTGCGCTCGATCAGGAGCCGCTTGAGGGGCTCAAGAGCGGGGTCGTCACCGAGGAGTCCGCGCAGCAACTCCTCGGCGCTCTCGGGCGGCAGGGGATCGATCCGGATCTGCGTGTAGTAAGTCTTGGAGCCCCAGCCGTGCTGGTACTCGGGACGGTAGTTGACCAGGAGGAGGATGCGGGCGGTTGGAAGGCTCTCCACCAAGCTGTCCAGAAACGCCTGAGTCTCCGAGTCGATCCAGTGGAGGTCCTCGAACACCAGGCAGACGGGCTGGACCTGGCCCTCGCGGAGAACGAGGCGCTTGACGGCGTCCAGGGTCCGCTCGCGACGCTGGTGCGGATCCAGGGCCTGCCACTGGGGATCCTCTGCAGGCACGTCCAGGAGCGTGAGAAACGCCGGAAGCGTCGGCTGGAGGGCCTGGTCCAGCGTGAGGAGCTTTCCGATGACCTTTTCGCGGATCTTCCGCGGCTCGTCCCCGGCCTCGATCTGGAAGTAAGCCTTGAGGAGATCGACGACGGGGAGGTAGGGCGTGGCCTTGCCGTAGGAAACGGAACTGCTCTCGAGCACGAGCCAGCCCTGAGTCCGATGGGACCGGGCGAACTCCCAGAACAGGCGCGATTTCCCGACCCCCGGCTCTCCCACCACCGCGACGACCTGGCCGTGGCCGCCGCGGGCCCGGTCGAGGGCCTGGCTCAGGACCCCGACCTCGGTGTCGCGTCCGACGAATCGCGTCAGTGCGCGTGCCGCCGCGGCCTGAAGCCGGGTCCGGGCGGAGCCCGCTCCGGTCAGCTCGTACACCTCGACCGGTTCGCTCAACCCTTTGACAGTCACCGGGCCGACGGAC
This Candidatus Rokuibacteriota bacterium DNA region includes the following protein-coding sequences:
- a CDS encoding AAA family ATPase, giving the protein MRCAACGQDNAPSAKFCAECGARLAERCPTCGAEVKPTAKFCDQCGARLREEVPRHAAPGDLTAPVTQRFASPETYTPVHLAEKILTSRSALEGERKQVTVLFADLKGSMELLADRDPEEARKILDPVLEGMMAAVHRYEGTVNQVMGDGIMALFGAPVAHEDHAVRASYAALRMQESIKRYAAEVQRTRGIPVHIRVGLNTGEVVVRSIGSDLHMDYTAVGQTTHLAARMEQTAMPGTILITAETLRLAEGYVEVRSVGPVTVKGLSEPVEVYELTGAGSARTRLQAAAARALTRFVGRDTEVGVLSQALDRARGGHGQVVAVVGEPGVGKSRLFWEFARSHRTQGWLVLESSSVSYGKATPYLPVVDLLKAYFQIEAGDEPRKIREKVIGKLLTLDQALQPTLPAFLTLLDVPAEDPQWQALDPHQRRERTLDAVKRLVLREGQVQPVCLVFEDLHWIDSETQAFLDSLVESLPTARILLLVNYRPEYQHGWGSKTYYTQIRIDPLPPESAEELLRGLLGDDPALEPLKRLLIERTEGNPFFLEESVRTLVETQVLVGERGRYSIAKALQTIQVPATVQAVLAARTDRLPPEEKRLLQTASVIGKDIPYALLQAIAGAPEDTLRKGLAHLQAAEFIYEASLFPEPVYMFRHALTHDVAYASMLQSQRRRLHARIGALMEGLYPERLEERLGELAHHFVQGEEWEKAVDYLGRAGAKAVARCVDREAVAFYERALEALEHLAASGERDGRAIDLRLEMRAPLWRLGKLDRLFGLFRDAEQLAESLEDPRRLEKIYAFLVQYYWAMAEYPRAIEYGERCLTAGETLDDLTLRVTGNLYLGHAYHCRGEYRRAVEYLDRNVELLEGEKAFERFGLSGLPYVVSCSWAVFALAELGEFDRGLEYARRGGRVAEAADHPYSLTSIRLFEGLLRVRRGEPEMAIPLLEPTLEICRSKNFAGSTMRAATALGIAYAHAGRVAEAIPLHQEAIQLQEAAGAFTDRSYWWANLAEAHLLAGRAEEARQAGEEALKFATAHGERGREAWAKWLLGTCTARPDLLQEAFQIAEALGMRPLLARCLVSLGELHLKAGRAVEARAPLTRAVELFRAMGMGRDLARAEALLSSR